The Campylobacter concisus genome has a window encoding:
- the hemH gene encoding ferrochelatase, whose protein sequence is MKKALLLLNMGGANSLDDVEIFLTNMFNDPYILSIKNKFLRKFVAFMITKGRLKTAKHNYEQIGGKSPLCELTARLCEKISSLKSEFDAVDFAMNYTSPFVKDVLKKYEDFDEIVLLPLYPHHSQTTITSSLADFKKAKEELNIKAKISLCEPFYDDDAYNKIIISHIREAIKDIDTSDISLIFSAHSLPRKIIEKGDIYEKHINEHVQILGKMLKEQGLNFKDVSLAYQSRLGPIKWLEPSLNEALAKCENKKVLIYPLSFCIDNSETIFELVIEYAKLAKELNFSFYKVVECPNFSDEFASFILEKSKNTREFSL, encoded by the coding sequence ATGAAAAAAGCTCTTTTGCTTTTAAATATGGGCGGTGCAAACAGCCTAGATGATGTCGAAATTTTTTTAACAAATATGTTTAATGACCCATATATTTTGAGTATAAAAAATAAATTTTTAAGAAAATTTGTAGCTTTCATGATCACAAAAGGCAGACTAAAAACTGCGAAGCACAACTACGAGCAAATAGGCGGAAAGTCGCCACTTTGCGAGCTTACAGCTAGGCTTTGTGAGAAAATTTCAAGCCTTAAAAGCGAATTTGACGCGGTTGATTTTGCGATGAACTACACTTCGCCATTTGTAAAAGATGTGCTTAAAAAGTATGAAGATTTTGATGAGATAGTGCTTTTACCGCTCTACCCTCATCACTCACAAACTACGATAACTTCAAGCTTAGCTGATTTTAAAAAGGCAAAAGAGGAGCTTAATATAAAAGCTAAAATTTCACTTTGTGAGCCATTTTATGATGATGACGCTTACAATAAGATCATTATCTCTCACATCCGCGAAGCGATAAAAGATATTGATACAAGCGATATTAGCCTCATCTTTTCAGCTCACTCTTTGCCTCGCAAGATCATTGAAAAAGGTGATATCTACGAAAAACACATAAACGAGCATGTGCAAATTTTAGGCAAAATGCTAAAAGAGCAGGGGCTAAATTTTAAAGATGTGAGCCTTGCTTATCAGTCACGCCTTGGCCCAATTAAATGGTTAGAGCCATCTCTAAATGAGGCTTTGGCAAAGTGCGAAAATAAAAAAGTGCTTATCTATCCGCTATCTTTTTGTATAGATAATTCTGAGACTATTTTTGAGCTAGTTATCGAGTATGCCAAGCTTGCAAAAGAGCTAAATTTTAGCTTTTATAAAGTGGTGGAGTGTCCAAATTTTAGTGATGAATTTGCTAGTTTTATCCTAGAAAAGTCAAAAAACACTAGAGAATTTAGCCTTTAG